A genome region from Carya illinoinensis cultivar Pawnee chromosome 2, C.illinoinensisPawnee_v1, whole genome shotgun sequence includes the following:
- the LOC122295829 gene encoding ruvB-like 2 — protein sequence MAELKLSENRDLTRIERIGAHSHIRGLGLDSTLEPRQVSEGMVGQTAARKAAGVILQMIKEGKIAGRAVLLAGQPGTGKTAIAMGMAKSLGLETPFAMLAGSELFSLEMSKTEALMQAFRKAIGVRIKEETEVIEGEVVEIQIDRPAVSGAASKTGKLTLKTTEMETVYDLGAKMIEALGKEKVQSGDVVAIDKASGKITKLGRSFSRSRDYDAMGPQTKFVQCPDGELQKRKEVVHCVTLHEIDVINSRTQGFLALFTGDTGEIRAEVREQIDTKVAEWREEGKAEMIPGVLFIDEVHMLDIECFSFLNRALENEMAPILVVATNRGITTIRGTNYKSPHGIPIDLLDRLLIITTQPYTEDEICKILDIRCQEEDVEMSEDAKCLLTKIGVETSLRYAIHLITAAALACLKRKGKIVEMEDINRVYHLFLDVKRSTQYLIEFQNQYINETGDGDEDDANTMVS from the exons ATGGCGGAGCTGAAACTCTCAGAGAACCGAGACCTAACCCGTATAGAGCGCATTGGCGCACACTCCCACATTCGTGGGCTGGGTCTCGACTCTACCCTTGAACCCCGCCAAGTCTCCGAGGGCATGGTGGGTCAGACCGCCGCCCGCAAGGCTGCCGGAGTCATCCTCCAGATGATCAAAGAGGGCAAGATTGCCGGCCGTGCCGTTCTTCTAGCGGGCCAGCCCGGCACCGGCAAGACCGCCATCGCCATGGGCATGGCCAAGTCCCTGGGCCTTGAGACCCCCTTCGCCATGCTTGCTGGAAGCGAGCTCTTCTCCCTCGAGATGTCTAAGACCGAAGCCTTGATGCAGGCCTTCCGCAAGGCTATCGGCGTGCGCATTAAGGAAGAGACCGAGGTCATCGAAGGCGAGGTCGTCGAGATCCAAATCGACCGCCCGGCCGTCTCCGGGGCAGCCTCCAAGACCGGTAAGCTCACCCTGAAGACCACTGAGATGGAAACCGTGTACGATCTGGGCGCCAAGATGATCGAGGCGCTGGGGAAGGAGAAGGTACAGAGTGGAGACGTCGTCGCCATTGACAAGGCCTCCGGGAAGATCACGAAGCTCGGGAGGTCCTTCTCTCGATCCAGGGACTACGATGCCATGGGACCCCAGACCAAGTTCGTGCAGTGTCCCGATGGGGAGCTCCAGAAACGTAAGGAAGTCGTGCATTGCGTAACGCTTCACGAGATCGATGTCATCAATAGCAG GACACAGGGATTTCTGGCTCTCTTCACTGGTGATACTGGTGAAATCCGTGCAGAAGTGAGGGAACAAATTGACACAAAGGTGGCAGAGTGGAGAGAGGAAGGGAAGGCAGAGATGATACCTGGTGTTCTCTTCATTGATGAGGTGCACATGCTTGACATTGAATGCTTTTCTTTTCTGAATCGTGCTTTGGAGAATGAGATGGCTCCCATATTAGTTGTCGCTACAAACAGAGGGATCACCACAATCCGAGGCACAAATTACAAATCCCCACATGGGATTCCAATAGATCTTCTTGATCGCCTACTTATTATCACAACCCAGCCTTACACAGAGGATGAAATCTGCAAGATTTTAGACATCAGGTGCCAAGAGGAAGATGTGGAAATGTCTGAAGATGCAAAATGTTTGTTGACCAAAATTGGGGTAGAAACATCATTGAGATACGCCATTCATCTCATTACAGCTGCTGCATTAGCTTGCCTGAAGCGGAAGGGAAAGATTGTGGAGATGGAAGACATTAACCGGGTTTATCATCTGTTTTTGGATGTGAAGAGATCAACACAATACTTGATAGAGTTTCAGAACCAGTACATCAATGAAACTGGAGATGGTGACGAAGATGATGCCAATACAATGGTTTCCTGA